One window of the Cydia splendana chromosome 18, ilCydSple1.2, whole genome shotgun sequence genome contains the following:
- the LOC134799276 gene encoding uncharacterized protein LOC134799276, with protein MSSSQGQAGRIQTLERTIDKMEQQSRMNNLEICNMPEKRGENLISIISDIGTAIKFTFTPSDIVSIHRVPHADPSCNRPKNIIVRFTSVILRDNILAAFRLAKGLNTSQINITGSPQKIYLNEHLTLKNKLLLRQTREAALKHNFKFVWVRHATILVRKDDTSPIIAIRATHELSKISPSSS; from the coding sequence ATGTCGTCATCACAAGGTCAGGCTGGCCGTATCCAGACTCTTGAACGCACCATAGATAAAATGGAACAACAATCGCGAATGAATAATTTAGAAATATGCAACATGCCTGAGAAGCGCGGTGAAAACTTAATTAGTATTATCAGCGACATAGGAACCGCTATTAAATTCACTTTTACGCCCAGTGACATTGTCTCAATACATCGTGTACCACATGCCGACCCCAGCTGCAATCGCCCAAAAAACATAATAGTGCGTTTTACCTCAGTCATACTACGTGATAATATTTTGGCTGCGTTTCGCCTTGCGAAAGGACTCAATACTTCACAAATAAACATAACAGGATCCCCGCAAAAAATATATCTGAACGAGCATTTAACACTTAAAAACAAGCTGTTACTACGACAGACTCGTGAAGCAGCCTTGAAGCATAACTTTAAGTTTGTATGGGTTCGACATGCCACTATATTGGTGCGCAAAGATGACACTTCACCAATAATAGCTATACGAGCGACTCACGAGCTGAGTAAGATATCACCGAGTAGTTCCTGA